A window of the Nitrosopumilus ureiphilus genome harbors these coding sequences:
- the cyoE gene encoding heme o synthase, with translation MQKQKSESRVAVYYELTKPKIWYLLVFTAFGAALTASNIYDIEISPATWLLVLFSVAAGSAAANTLTNYHDRDIDAIMERTKGRPLPSKRIYPAVKARNFGLALAGISLVLAFGISFTTTLEQGAWATAFIAFGLVNNILIYSYALKRNSRTNIILGGLCGGSPPMIGWVAVSMSDLWTMGLAMAGLVFIWIPMHIWALTLHFKDDYNKVNVPMLTAVQSEKTSARVIAGSTAVMVLFSIAPFFITTESGDAMVGSIYLWTAIASGALMIALSTWVIVKPMEKASWTLFKFSSPYLAVLFIALMVDSAL, from the coding sequence TTGCAAAAGCAAAAATCTGAATCCCGAGTTGCAGTATATTATGAATTAACAAAACCAAAAATCTGGTATCTACTTGTGTTTACTGCATTTGGTGCAGCATTAACAGCATCTAACATTTATGATATTGAAATTTCTCCAGCAACTTGGTTACTTGTGTTATTTTCAGTTGCTGCAGGTTCAGCTGCTGCAAATACGTTGACAAACTATCATGATAGGGATATTGATGCCATCATGGAAAGAACAAAAGGCAGACCCCTTCCATCAAAAAGAATCTACCCTGCTGTAAAAGCAAGAAATTTTGGGTTAGCATTAGCGGGGATATCATTAGTTTTAGCATTTGGAATTTCTTTTACTACTACTTTAGAACAAGGTGCATGGGCAACTGCATTCATTGCGTTTGGATTAGTAAATAATATTCTAATTTATTCATATGCATTAAAACGAAATTCAAGAACTAACATAATTTTAGGAGGATTATGTGGGGGTTCACCTCCAATGATTGGATGGGTAGCTGTTAGCATGTCAGATTTATGGACCATGGGACTTGCAATGGCAGGATTAGTGTTCATTTGGATTCCAATGCACATATGGGCTTTGACATTGCATTTCAAAGATGATTATAACAAAGTAAATGTTCCAATGCTAACAGCAGTACAATCTGAAAAAACATCTGCACGAGTTATTGCAGGATCAACTGCGGTGATGGTATTATTTTCAATTGCACCATTTTTCATAACTACAGAAAGTGGAGATGCAATGGTAGGTAGTATATATCTATGGACTGCAATAGCATCAGGTGCGCTAATGATTGCATTATCAACTTGGGTAATAGTCAAGCCTATGGAAAAGGCTTCATGGACTTTGTTTAAATTTTCAAGTCCATATTTGGCAGTATTGTTTATTGCATTAATGGTAGATTCAGCATTGTGA
- the cobD gene encoding threonine-phosphate decarboxylase CobD — protein sequence MKIRTKSSIIRHIPVIHGGRNPLKSFDPQILDFSSNINPLGIPNSVKKILKKNFDTIQNYPDLASSELISSLKKYTHLDKSNLVVGNGAIEIIYNFCFAFLSEKKVLIPIPTFQEYETAAKLNNGKISYFRTLNLSEHIDSFISQIPKNGCVFICNPNNPTGKLLSKKHLLKIIQRAQKLSSFVFVDECFIELVPESNESMISYVKKYDNLFVLRSLTKSFGFPGLRIGYAAASKQMVEILKKIKIPWSVNSLAQDAAKISLKNKSHLTKSKLMIKKELNYLKNKIDKLDGFDCHDSSTNFILIKTIHDSTKLQKKLLKNKILIRDCKNFRGLNNHYFRIAVKSHKNNLKLVKALEKIT from the coding sequence GTGAAAATAAGAACAAAATCTTCCATAATTAGACATATTCCAGTGATTCATGGTGGAAGAAATCCTTTGAAAAGTTTTGATCCACAAATATTGGATTTTAGTTCCAACATCAATCCTCTTGGCATTCCTAATTCTGTAAAAAAAATCCTCAAAAAAAATTTTGATACTATTCAAAACTATCCTGATTTAGCTTCGTCTGAATTAATCTCTAGCCTAAAGAAATACACACACTTGGATAAATCTAACCTGGTGGTTGGCAATGGTGCAATTGAGATAATCTATAATTTTTGTTTTGCATTTTTATCAGAAAAAAAAGTATTGATTCCTATTCCCACATTCCAAGAATATGAAACGGCGGCAAAACTAAACAATGGAAAAATATCATATTTTAGAACATTGAATTTATCTGAACATATCGATTCATTCATTTCACAAATCCCAAAAAACGGATGTGTCTTTATTTGTAATCCTAATAACCCAACAGGAAAACTTTTATCAAAAAAACATTTGCTTAAAATAATTCAAAGAGCACAAAAACTTTCTTCTTTTGTATTTGTTGATGAATGTTTTATTGAACTAGTCCCTGAATCAAATGAATCTATGATTTCATATGTGAAAAAATATGATAATCTTTTTGTTTTACGCTCTTTGACTAAATCCTTTGGATTTCCAGGATTGAGAATTGGATATGCTGCAGCATCAAAACAAATGGTAGAAATTTTAAAGAAAATAAAAATTCCTTGGAGTGTTAATTCTTTAGCACAAGATGCAGCAAAAATTTCTCTTAAAAATAAATCTCATCTAACAAAATCCAAATTAATGATTAAAAAAGAATTGAACTATCTAAAAAATAAAATTGACAAATTAGATGGTTTTGATTGTCATGATTCCTCTACAAATTTTATTTTGATCAAAACAATTCATGATTCAACAAAATTACAAAAAAAGTTACTCAAAAACAAGATCCTAATTCGTGATTGTAAAAATTTTAGAGGATTAAATAACCATTATTTTCGTATTGCTGTGAAATCTCATAAGAATAACCTAAAACTAGTAAAAGCATTGGAGAAAATTACATGA
- a CDS encoding DUF5679 domain-containing protein, with amino-acid sequence MDRWADYLISEVSYDSEHLITVALRHQETEQGITKGKPIDRLTIASDIKNGLIYITIYSGKNSWKKGHKIQAFSIEGTPYLRIDGNRVKLDYLGDIQELPIPKSELTKKLESHQEPITEPEAPSSPRGSLPKDSTEELPQELDLTPEPITEPEEEATPEQLARLEQLEKQIEKLESHQEPITEPEEEATPEQLARLEQLEKQIEKLESHQEPITEPEEEATPEQLARLNDLQQQIDELENILSTKLNPFKDNPTQLTPKVNKSEKPFDIEIEQKIIHTLQNQKLDDIEKKLHKPTTEKTIESNPLDAYCVKCKTKRNIENPEETTMKNGRPAIRGICFVCKCKVFRIIKMKK; translated from the coding sequence ATGGATAGGTGGGCTGACTATTTAATTTCTGAAGTCAGTTATGACTCTGAACATTTAATCACTGTTGCTTTACGTCATCAAGAAACTGAACAAGGTATTACTAAAGGAAAACCCATAGATCGTTTAACCATCGCATCTGATATTAAGAATGGATTAATCTACATTACAATTTACAGTGGAAAAAATTCCTGGAAAAAAGGACATAAAATTCAGGCATTTTCAATTGAAGGTACACCATACCTAAGAATCGATGGAAATAGAGTAAAATTGGATTATCTTGGTGACATACAAGAATTACCAATTCCTAAATCTGAATTAACCAAAAAACTAGAATCACATCAAGAACCAATAACAGAACCCGAAGCTCCTTCCAGTCCTAGAGGCTCATTACCAAAAGATTCAACAGAAGAGCTTCCTCAAGAACTAGATCTTACGCCAGAACCAATCACAGAACCCGAAGAAGAAGCAACACCTGAACAATTAGCTAGATTAGAACAATTAGAAAAACAAATTGAAAAACTAGAATCACATCAAGAACCAATAACAGAACCCGAAGAAGAAGCAACACCTGAACAATTAGCTAGATTAGAACAATTAGAAAAACAAATTGAAAAACTAGAATCACATCAAGAACCAATCACAGAACCCGAAGAAGAAGCAACACCTGAACAATTAGCTAGATTAAATGATCTACAACAACAAATAGATGAGTTGGAAAATATTCTATCAACTAAACTAAATCCATTTAAAGATAACCCTACCCAACTAACTCCTAAAGTTAACAAATCAGAAAAACCATTCGATATTGAAATTGAGCAAAAAATTATTCACACATTACAAAATCAAAAACTTGATGATATTGAGAAAAAACTTCATAAACCAACAACTGAAAAAACTATTGAATCTAATCCACTTGATGCATATTGTGTAAAATGTAAAACTAAAAGAAATATTGAAAATCCTGAAGAGACAACTATGAAAAATGGTAGACCTGCAATTCGTGGAATATGCTTTGTTTGCAAGTGTAAAGTTTTCAGGATTATTAAAATGAAAAAATAA
- the cobS gene encoding adenosylcobinamide-GDP ribazoletransferase: MLKEIGSVFSFLTIFPSSNATLKNIAKSMYLFPIVGIAIGLLVGSFGYGLSFFLEPLLVSLLVVSSIAIVTGIHHADGLADFADGLMVKGSKDKKLKAMKDLSTGSAGIVGIVLYLIGLVVTISLTSGFDLFKAILISEILAKFSMVLMASLGNSASLGSNSPFVEIMKDKKKLTVAFIIMLIPVIAIGETTGLVMLGVTVTLTIFLLAISTRSFGGITGDVLGATNELTRLASLMVFVSI; this comes from the coding sequence ATGCTTAAAGAAATTGGATCTGTCTTTTCCTTCTTGACAATATTTCCTTCCTCAAATGCAACTTTAAAAAATATTGCAAAATCCATGTATCTTTTTCCTATTGTTGGAATTGCAATTGGTCTTTTAGTTGGTTCTTTTGGTTATGGTCTATCTTTCTTTTTAGAACCATTACTAGTTAGCTTGTTGGTGGTATCCTCAATTGCTATTGTAACTGGAATTCATCATGCAGATGGTTTGGCTGATTTTGCTGATGGACTAATGGTCAAAGGAAGTAAAGATAAAAAGCTAAAAGCAATGAAAGATCTTTCTACTGGTTCTGCTGGGATTGTTGGCATAGTATTATACCTAATTGGCCTAGTCGTTACAATTTCCCTTACTAGTGGATTTGATTTGTTTAAAGCGATTTTGATTAGTGAAATTTTAGCAAAATTCTCAATGGTACTGATGGCAAGTCTAGGAAATTCCGCATCCTTAGGCTCAAATTCACCTTTTGTAGAAATAATGAAAGATAAGAAAAAACTTACTGTTGCATTCATAATTATGCTTATTCCGGTGATTGCTATTGGTGAAACTACTGGGCTAGTGATGCTCGGAGTAACTGTCACTCTAACTATTTTTCTTTTAGCCATATCTACTCGTAGTTTTGGTGGAATTACTGGTGATGTACTTGGTGCAACAAATGAACTTACAAGATTGGCCTCATTGATGGTGTTTGTATCAATATGA
- a CDS encoding Lrp/AsnC family transcriptional regulator gives MSVPRLSKKINVNSSVVYSRIKRLVKRKLIERFTIDVNDAELGYNVKALTGINMDTKKRDHIIEELFKIDGVREVAEVTGRFDILVTMYSKSLDQMHKMVSERIGRIEGIQSSESFIEMKSRMKAMPYMPSKGSD, from the coding sequence ATTTCAGTCCCACGATTATCAAAGAAAATTAATGTGAATTCATCAGTCGTATATTCAAGAATTAAAAGATTAGTGAAAAGAAAATTAATTGAACGCTTTACAATTGATGTAAATGATGCTGAACTTGGATATAATGTAAAAGCACTAACTGGAATCAATATGGATACAAAAAAACGCGATCATATAATTGAAGAATTATTCAAAATTGACGGAGTGAGAGAAGTTGCAGAAGTTACGGGAAGATTTGATATTTTGGTAACTATGTATTCAAAATCATTGGATCAGATGCACAAGATGGTATCTGAACGTATTGGTAGAATTGAAGGTATACAGTCTTCAGAATCCTTTATTGAGATGAAATCACGAATGAAAGCAATGCCATATATGCCATCAAAGGGTAGTGATTAA
- a CDS encoding acyl-CoA thioesterase: MSSENSQIREKSPSESHAEVIVRMFPSDANPAGNVFGGEILKHIDMVAGIVAQRHSQSNAVTVSMDSVNFLKPVFVGNVLTLNARINYVHNSSMEIEVKAEAEDIVTGIRTLTGTAFVTFVALDKNGKPTHVPKLALKTDEDRTKFEEGKIRMEKRLRKRQK, from the coding sequence ATGTCCTCAGAAAACTCCCAAATTCGTGAAAAAAGTCCTTCAGAATCTCATGCCGAAGTAATTGTTAGGATGTTTCCTTCTGACGCAAATCCTGCAGGAAATGTCTTTGGTGGTGAAATTTTAAAGCATATTGATATGGTTGCAGGAATTGTTGCTCAGCGACATTCTCAATCAAACGCGGTTACTGTTTCTATGGATAGTGTTAATTTCCTAAAACCAGTATTTGTTGGAAACGTTCTCACATTAAATGCTAGAATAAACTATGTTCATAACTCTTCAATGGAAATTGAAGTAAAGGCAGAAGCTGAGGATATCGTAACTGGAATAAGGACCCTTACAGGAACTGCATTTGTAACATTTGTGGCACTTGATAAAAATGGAAAACCAACGCATGTTCCAAAATTAGCCCTTAAAACAGATGAGGATAGAACCAAATTTGAGGAAGGTAAAATCAGAATGGAAAAACGTCTACGAAAACGTCAAAAATAA
- a CDS encoding 30S ribosomal protein S27e, whose product MKKDHIEIPKPASKFQKVNCNECGELQVVYSHASTQVACNSCGNAIAEATGSKAKINGKVSGSAE is encoded by the coding sequence ATGAAGAAAGATCATATTGAAATTCCAAAACCAGCAAGTAAATTCCAAAAAGTCAACTGTAATGAATGTGGAGAATTACAGGTAGTTTATTCTCATGCATCAACACAAGTTGCATGTAATTCCTGTGGAAATGCTATAGCAGAGGCAACAGGATCAAAAGCCAAAATAAATGGCAAAGTCTCAGGTAGTGCTGAGTAA
- a CDS encoding NTP transferase domain-containing protein: MIGIVMAGGKGTRMNLDDEKLLLKYEKPIILHVVDSLKNSNLFSKILAITSTNSPKTKKLLEENNIEIFNTPGIGYVEDLNLVLKSIDDAVLITSGDLPLLDENIIQKIVNQCESHKTWTSILVTKNFLSSLGLESDYPVNFNDQICHYTGISLVNSKKITSLENLEENCIIIDDKRIAFNLNSKQDYDLLSTT; encoded by the coding sequence ATGATTGGTATTGTTATGGCCGGTGGTAAAGGTACTCGCATGAATTTAGATGATGAAAAACTTTTACTCAAATACGAAAAGCCTATCATACTACACGTAGTTGATTCATTAAAAAACTCAAATCTCTTTTCAAAAATTTTAGCAATTACTAGTACAAATTCTCCTAAAACAAAAAAATTACTAGAAGAAAATAATATTGAGATTTTTAACACACCTGGAATTGGTTATGTTGAAGATCTAAATTTAGTACTAAAATCAATAGATGATGCAGTTTTGATTACTTCTGGTGATTTACCTTTACTTGATGAAAATATAATTCAAAAAATTGTTAATCAATGCGAGTCTCACAAGACATGGACTAGTATTCTTGTAACTAAAAATTTTTTATCTTCACTTGGACTTGAATCTGATTATCCAGTAAATTTCAATGATCAAATATGTCATTACACTGGAATTTCTTTGGTAAATTCAAAAAAAATCACATCACTAGAAAATTTAGAAGAGAATTGTATCATAATAGATGATAAAAGAATTGCATTTAATCTAAATTCAAAACAGGATTATGATTTACTCAGCACTACCTGA
- a CDS encoding cobalamin biosynthesis protein, giving the protein MILESLFIIGFAIFIDLTFGDPKNKYHPTAWMGRLIAILTPIAKNQNPTIEKAGGILIITLTSIIVISLLLILNVGISMISFDYISIIASIIIGGLLLKTTIAIRGMEKHAKKVLESLDQDNLEKARTNLSMIVKRNTKNLDKNHVISGVLESISENTVDGITGPLFYFSIFGLPGAFVYRVINTADSMIGYKTDLFKNVGWFTATCDTIVNYIPSRLTGLIMIISAAILQNNWKESYKIMIRDGKKTESPNAGYPMAALAGALETKFEKINHYKLGDGEITLTKEHVCSAITMMKLTSILFFGIVTIPIITILSLIGWWIYA; this is encoded by the coding sequence ATGATTCTTGAATCTCTATTTATCATTGGATTCGCAATTTTTATCGATTTAACATTTGGAGATCCCAAAAACAAGTATCATCCTACTGCTTGGATGGGACGATTAATTGCAATACTGACACCTATTGCAAAAAACCAAAACCCCACAATTGAAAAAGCTGGGGGAATTTTAATCATAACTCTTACATCCATCATTGTAATTTCATTACTTTTGATTTTGAATGTTGGAATATCTATGATCTCATTTGATTACATTTCAATAATTGCATCTATAATTATTGGTGGGTTATTACTAAAAACCACAATTGCTATTCGAGGTATGGAAAAACATGCTAAAAAAGTTCTAGAATCACTTGATCAAGATAACCTTGAGAAAGCAAGAACAAATCTATCTATGATTGTTAAGAGAAATACTAAGAATCTAGATAAAAATCACGTAATTTCAGGCGTGTTAGAGAGTATTAGCGAAAATACCGTTGATGGAATTACAGGTCCTTTGTTCTATTTTTCAATTTTTGGTTTACCTGGAGCATTTGTTTACAGAGTTATCAATACTGCAGATTCAATGATTGGATACAAGACGGATCTCTTCAAAAATGTAGGGTGGTTTACCGCAACTTGTGACACCATTGTAAATTATATTCCATCTAGACTCACTGGATTAATTATGATCATTTCAGCTGCTATACTGCAAAATAATTGGAAGGAATCATACAAAATAATGATTCGTGATGGCAAAAAAACTGAAAGCCCTAATGCAGGATATCCAATGGCTGCACTAGCAGGAGCTTTAGAAACAAAATTTGAAAAGATAAATCACTACAAGTTAGGTGACGGAGAAATTACACTAACAAAAGAGCATGTGTGCTCGGCAATAACAATGATGAAACTTACTTCAATTCTTTTCTTTGGAATTGTGACCATTCCAATTATTACTATTTTATCATTAATTGGATGGTGGATTTATGCTTAA
- the asd gene encoding aspartate-semialdehyde dehydrogenase, with amino-acid sequence MVKKRVAIIGVTGSVGQEFVQSLNNHPWFEVTQIAASERSAGKKYLDAIKDSSGIVAWDVGGEIPEYIKEMTVKSIDELDVSQLDLVFSAVESEAARDIETKMAADLPVISTSSAYRYENDVPILIPGINDEQTELLDIQKKNRNWKGWVAPLPNCTTTGLAITLKPLLEKYGAKKVMMTSMQAISGGGKSGVSAMGITDNIIPYIPKEEGKVRLETRKILGKLKDGKIEEADIRISCTCTRVPVIDGHTESVFVETTKAIDPVKAKETYNQCNKDISVLGLPSAPKDYYAFHEDPTRPQPRMERTVGDGMTTTIGRVEKEELFDNGLKYMLFSHNKKMGSAKGAVLLAEMLYKKGKI; translated from the coding sequence ATGGTTAAAAAAAGAGTTGCAATTATTGGAGTTACAGGTTCTGTCGGTCAGGAATTTGTACAGTCATTAAACAATCATCCATGGTTTGAAGTGACTCAGATTGCAGCATCTGAGCGTTCTGCAGGTAAGAAATACCTAGATGCGATAAAGGATTCAAGTGGAATTGTAGCATGGGATGTTGGAGGAGAAATCCCTGAATATATCAAAGAAATGACAGTAAAGTCAATTGATGAATTAGATGTATCACAACTAGATTTGGTATTTTCTGCAGTTGAATCAGAAGCTGCCAGAGACATTGAGACTAAAATGGCAGCTGATTTGCCCGTAATCTCAACTAGTTCAGCTTATAGATATGAAAATGATGTCCCAATACTAATTCCAGGAATTAATGATGAGCAAACAGAATTACTTGATATTCAAAAAAAGAACAGAAATTGGAAAGGTTGGGTAGCACCTCTTCCAAACTGTACAACAACAGGTTTAGCAATTACACTAAAACCATTACTTGAAAAATATGGTGCAAAAAAAGTTATGATGACATCGATGCAAGCCATTTCAGGCGGTGGAAAATCAGGCGTGTCTGCAATGGGAATTACAGATAACATAATTCCATACATTCCAAAAGAAGAAGGAAAGGTAAGACTGGAGACAAGAAAAATTTTAGGTAAACTAAAAGATGGAAAAATTGAAGAAGCAGACATTAGAATAAGTTGTACTTGTACTAGGGTTCCGGTAATAGATGGACATACTGAATCTGTTTTTGTTGAAACCACAAAAGCAATTGATCCTGTTAAAGCAAAAGAGACCTACAATCAATGTAACAAAGACATCTCCGTATTAGGACTACCTTCTGCTCCAAAAGATTACTATGCATTCCATGAAGATCCTACAAGACCTCAACCAAGAATGGAAAGAACAGTAGGTGATGGAATGACTACAACAATTGGAAGAGTTGAGAAAGAAGAACTCTTTGATAATGGTCTCAAATACATGTTATTTTCACATAACAAAAAAATGGGTTCAGCAAAAGGCGCAGTGTTACTTGCAGAAATGCTATACAAAAAAGGCAAGATTTAG
- a CDS encoding cobyric acid synthase, which produces MKSLMIQGTSSGAGKTTLVAALCRIFSDKGFSVAPFKSQNMSNFAYVTPTFEISRAQAIQAIGARCEITPDLNPILLKPLGNYNSLVYLNGKRYKKMHAKDYYKKFVNSEGIKIATRSLKTLQKNFDLVIIEGAGSPAEINLQKFDIANMRIAQKADASVLLVSDIDKGGSFASIAGTMVLIDKKYQKLVKGFIFNKFRGDLNVLKPGFQKLKNITKIPVIGTIPLITLDLPEEDSLHAKPKDIAWTRKNLSKIDNELERLAKTVKSNMDIKSIEKMIQ; this is translated from the coding sequence ATGAAATCATTAATGATTCAAGGAACATCTTCAGGTGCTGGAAAAACAACACTGGTTGCAGCTCTTTGTAGAATTTTTTCAGATAAAGGATTCAGCGTTGCACCATTCAAATCTCAAAATATGTCAAATTTTGCATATGTCACGCCTACATTTGAAATTTCTCGTGCTCAAGCTATTCAAGCAATTGGTGCTAGATGTGAAATTACACCTGACTTGAATCCTATCTTGCTTAAGCCTTTAGGAAATTACAATAGCCTTGTATACCTAAACGGGAAACGCTACAAAAAAATGCATGCCAAAGATTACTATAAAAAATTTGTAAATTCTGAAGGAATCAAAATTGCCACAAGATCATTGAAGACTCTGCAGAAAAATTTTGATTTGGTAATTATAGAAGGCGCAGGATCGCCTGCTGAAATCAATTTACAAAAATTTGATATTGCGAATATGAGAATTGCACAAAAAGCAGATGCCTCTGTATTACTTGTTTCTGATATTGACAAAGGTGGCTCTTTTGCAAGTATTGCGGGCACAATGGTCTTAATTGACAAAAAATATCAAAAACTTGTAAAAGGTTTCATATTTAACAAATTTAGAGGAGACCTTAATGTGCTAAAGCCAGGATTCCAAAAACTCAAAAATATTACAAAGATTCCTGTTATTGGAACTATTCCATTAATCACTTTGGATCTACCTGAGGAAGATTCTCTTCATGCAAAACCTAAAGATATTGCATGGACTAGGAAAAATCTTTCAAAAATTGATAATGAATTAGAGAGATTGGCAAAAACTGTCAAATCAAATATGGATATCAAATCAATTGAGAAGATGATACAATGA
- a CDS encoding UbiD family decarboxylase → MSDLRNYISQIKKINDLKTVKTKVSTKFEIAGITAKVDGSHAVLFENIKESNFHLVANLVGTRKRFALAVGGTENNIHEKIISAIKKAKRPKIIPSGKFMENKSKNLFSMPIVTHFEKESGPFITSSVAYARNPETGKQNSSFHRLMPIDKTHFTIRMVEGRHLHRCFVDAKEHGEDLKIAITVGVHPAISIAGAYQAKWGKDEIDIANSLLGGKLTLAKLPFSGLNVPSGSEIVMEGKILRDKTHPEWMVEMLQTYDHKRSQPVFELENLFFRNNPIFHDVLSGYSEHRLLMGMPIESKLNGELKKVFPQTQQVSMTNGGCNWLHAVVQIKKKSDSDPKKIIKKTFDSHRSLKQVTVVDEDIDPNSAESVEYAMATRFQADKDLVILKNVRGSSLDPSSDQKKLQTAKMGIDATRSLSKRPEGFELAKIPKIDKINLQKYLK, encoded by the coding sequence ATGAGTGATTTAAGAAATTATATCTCTCAAATTAAAAAGATCAATGATCTTAAAACTGTTAAAACAAAGGTTTCAACAAAATTTGAGATTGCAGGTATTACTGCTAAAGTTGATGGTTCACATGCTGTTTTGTTTGAAAATATTAAAGAAAGTAATTTTCATTTAGTTGCCAATTTAGTAGGAACTAGGAAAAGATTTGCTTTGGCAGTTGGAGGAACTGAAAATAATATCCATGAAAAAATTATTTCTGCAATCAAAAAAGCCAAACGTCCAAAAATTATCCCCTCAGGAAAATTCATGGAAAACAAGTCAAAAAATCTGTTTTCTATGCCTATTGTAACTCATTTTGAAAAAGAATCTGGTCCTTTTATCACATCTTCTGTAGCATATGCTAGAAATCCTGAAACCGGAAAACAAAATTCTTCATTTCATAGATTAATGCCAATTGATAAAACTCATTTTACTATCCGAATGGTAGAAGGACGTCATCTTCACAGATGTTTTGTTGATGCTAAAGAACATGGAGAAGATCTTAAAATCGCAATTACTGTAGGTGTCCATCCCGCAATTTCCATTGCAGGTGCATATCAAGCTAAATGGGGAAAAGATGAGATTGATATTGCAAATTCACTTTTAGGTGGAAAACTAACTTTGGCAAAACTTCCTTTTTCAGGATTGAATGTACCATCAGGTTCAGAAATTGTAATGGAAGGAAAAATCCTTCGTGATAAAACTCACCCTGAATGGATGGTTGAAATGCTTCAAACTTATGATCATAAAAGATCTCAACCTGTTTTTGAACTTGAAAATCTGTTCTTTAGAAACAATCCTATTTTTCACGATGTTCTTTCTGGATATTCCGAACATAGATTACTAATGGGAATGCCAATTGAATCTAAACTAAATGGTGAACTGAAAAAGGTATTTCCTCAAACACAACAAGTTTCTATGACTAATGGTGGATGTAATTGGTTACATGCAGTTGTACAAATTAAAAAGAAAAGTGATTCTGACCCTAAAAAAATAATTAAAAAAACATTTGACTCACATCGTTCATTAAAACAAGTAACTGTAGTTGATGAAGATATTGATCCCAATAGTGCAGAATCAGTAGAATATGCAATGGCTACAAGATTCCAAGCTGACAAAGATCTAGTAATTCTTAAGAATGTTCGTGGCTCCAGTCTTGATCCTTCAAGTGATCAAAAGAAACTACAAACTGCTAAAATGGGAATTGATGCAACACGTTCTCTTTCTAAACGTCCAGAAGGCTTTGAATTAGCGAAAATCCCAAAAATTGATAAAATCAATCTACAAAAATATCTCAAATAA